Proteins found in one Triticum aestivum cultivar Chinese Spring chromosome 4D, IWGSC CS RefSeq v2.1, whole genome shotgun sequence genomic segment:
- the LOC123095599 gene encoding 2-methyl-6-phytyl-1,4-hydroquinone methyltransferase 2, chloroplastic — protein MGSTKPLRLIQHKKEALWFYSFISFGYDHVFNPGQYTEDMRDISLEHARLHSRALKVVDVGGGTGFTTLGVVRYVDPENVTLLDQSPHQLDKARKKKALRGIKIMEGDAEDLPFPTDTFDRYVSAGSIEYWPDPQRGIREAYRVLSADGVACMIGPVRPTFWLSRFFADMWMLFPTEEESRHKAETPPCSLVRRLRMLASHM, from the exons ATGGGTTCCACCAAGCCACTCCGGCTGATCCAGCACAAGAAGGAGGCCCTCTGGTTCTACAGCTTCATCTCCTTCGGCTACGACCATGTGTTCAACCCAGGCCAGTACACCGAGGACATGCGCGACATCTCCCTGGAGCATGCCCGCCTCCATAGCCGCGCCCTCAAGGTGGTCGACGTCGGTGGTGGCACTGGCTTCACCACGCTCGGCGTCGTCCGGTATGTCGACCCCGAGAACGTGACGCTGCTCGACCAGTCGCCGCACCAACTCGACAAGGCCAGAAAGAAGAAGGCCCTCAGGGGCATCAAGATCATGGAGGGTGACGCCGAGGACCTCCCCTTCCCCACCGACACCTTCGACCGATACGTCTCCGCTGGCAG CATTGAGTATTGGCCTGATCCGCAGCGGGGGATCAGGGAGGCCTACAGGGTCTTGAGTGCGGACGGCGTGGCTTGTATGATAGGCCCCGTTCGCCCGACGTTCTGGCTATCTCGCTTCTTCGCTGACATGTGGATGCTCTTCCCCACGGAGGAAGAGTCAAGACACAAAGCGGAGACTCCCCCTTGCAG CTTGGTCCGAAGGCTGAGGATGTTAGCAAGCCACATGTGA